One Streptomyces sp. R28 DNA window includes the following coding sequences:
- a CDS encoding RidA family protein: protein MIQRVTAPTLFPPPTYSHASVVEAGTKLAFLAGSVPLDADGNLVGEGDPVRQAEQVIANLEEQLRAVGSDLGHVLSSDVYVVSSETAVLSAVWEVVEASELSAGPHSSTLLGVACLGYTGQLVEITATAVVPQEGTQS from the coding sequence ATGATCCAGCGCGTCACCGCCCCCACCCTCTTCCCACCCCCCACCTACTCCCACGCCTCCGTCGTCGAGGCCGGCACAAAGCTCGCCTTCCTCGCCGGATCCGTGCCGCTCGACGCCGACGGGAACCTCGTCGGCGAAGGCGACCCCGTACGGCAGGCCGAGCAGGTGATCGCCAACCTCGAGGAGCAACTGCGCGCGGTCGGCAGCGACTTGGGGCATGTGCTGTCGAGCGACGTGTACGTCGTGAGCAGCGAGACGGCGGTGCTGTCCGCCGTGTGGGAGGTCGTGGAGGCGTCGGAGCTGAGCGCCGGTCCTCACTCGTCGACGCTGCTCGGGGTTGCCTGCCTCGGATACACGGGGCAGCTGGTGGAGATCACGGCCACGGCCGTCGTTCCGCAGGAGGGGACACAGTCATGA
- a CDS encoding toll/interleukin-1 receptor domain-containing protein — MWDVFLSYSRGDVERVRPLARALRDGGLDVFTDETGVESFAGISATIRRELGRSKALLAFYSTGYPEREACQWELTTAYLAGLGEGDRGAGSWWSTRSGRRTTSSPWNCVTPDTPRPTTSPPSWPTYART; from the coding sequence GTGTGGGACGTCTTCCTCAGCTACAGCCGCGGTGACGTGGAGCGGGTCCGTCCCCTCGCGCGGGCGCTGCGCGACGGCGGGCTCGACGTGTTCACGGACGAGACCGGGGTCGAGTCCTTCGCCGGCATCAGCGCCACCATCCGGCGCGAACTGGGCCGTTCCAAGGCACTGCTGGCGTTCTACTCCACCGGCTACCCCGAGCGCGAGGCCTGCCAGTGGGAGCTGACCACCGCCTATCTGGCGGGACTTGGGGAGGGCGATCGCGGCGCCGGGTCATGGTGGTCAACCCGGAGCGGACGGCGGACCACATCCAGCCCGTGGAACTGCGTGACGCCAGACACGCCGCGCCCGACGACCTCCCCGCCCTCGTGGCCGACGTACGCGCGCACGTGA
- a CDS encoding GNAT family N-acetyltransferase — protein MSRVALRRATATDAGAAADVWLRSFAAALPTVVRPHSDDDVRTYFREVLVLLRETWVAEAADRVVGVMVLDGDQLSQLYLDPDWRGLGIGNRFVDLAKRRRPDGLSLWTFQVNQPAHRFYERHGFVAVERTDGSGNEEQEPDVRYVWRPGPR, from the coding sequence ATGAGCCGTGTCGCCCTCCGCCGCGCCACCGCGACCGACGCGGGTGCCGCCGCCGACGTGTGGCTGCGGTCCTTCGCCGCCGCCCTGCCGACGGTCGTCCGACCGCACTCCGACGACGACGTGCGGACGTACTTCCGGGAGGTGCTGGTATTGCTGCGGGAGACCTGGGTCGCCGAGGCCGCCGACCGTGTCGTCGGTGTCATGGTGCTCGACGGCGACCAGCTCTCCCAGCTCTATCTCGACCCCGACTGGCGCGGCCTCGGCATCGGCAACCGTTTCGTCGACCTCGCCAAGCGACGCAGGCCGGACGGACTGTCCCTGTGGACCTTCCAGGTCAACCAGCCCGCCCACCGCTTCTACGAGCGGCACGGCTTCGTCGCCGTCGAGCGCACGGACGGCAGCGGGAACGAGGAGCAGGAGCCGGACGTGCGGTACGTCTGGCGTCCCGGCCCTCGGTGA